The Glycine soja cultivar W05 chromosome 8, ASM419377v2, whole genome shotgun sequence genome has a window encoding:
- the LOC114422675 gene encoding uncharacterized protein LOC114422675 isoform X1 translates to MEACFLSHNSFTKTTDQLIPTIRNGSLPHHKRSSQHLQCRKTRIPLPISCCHMSSPSPFGDDDKPTLSSDWRSFRAKLVAGEQLTRHVEEVNDLDTVVDHPPLITIGDKWAHVIHEPENGCLLIATEKLDGVHIFERTVILLLSTGPLGPSGIILNRPSLMSIKETRSTALDVEGTFSNSPLFFGGPLEEGIFLLSPKEGNGGDGVGKSGVFEEVMKGLYYGAKESVGCAAEMVKRNVIGLGDFRFFDGYCGWEKEQLRDEIRAGYWTVAACSPSVVGLGSVGSIGLWDEVLGLMSRRKVM, encoded by the exons ATGGAAGCATGCTTTCTCTCCCACAATTCCTTCACCAAAACCACCGATCAACTCATCCCCACAATAAGAAACGGGTCTCTACCACACCATAAGCGATCTTCTCAACATCTTCAGTGTAGAAAAACTAGAATTCCACTTCCCATATCAT GCTGCCACATGTCATCACCATCACCGTTTGGTGATGATGACAAACCTACCCTAAGTAGTGATTGGCGATCTTTCCGTGCAAAATTGGTGGCAGGAGAACAATTAACAAGGCATGTTGAGGAGGTGAATGATCTAGACACTGTTGTGGATCATCCTCCACTGATCACCATTGGTGACAAATGGGCACACGTAATCCACGAGCCCGAAAATGGGTGCTTACTAATTGCCACCGAAAAGCTTGATGGGGTCCATATTTTCGAACGGACGGTCATCCTTCTCCTATCAACTGGGCCCTTAGGCCCATCAGGGATCATCTTGAATCGTCCATCGTTGATGTCCATCAAGGAGACTAGATCAACGGCTCTGGATGTGGAGGGCACGTTTTCCAATAGTCCCTTGTTCTTTGGGGGGCCCTTGGAGGAAGGGATTTTTTTGTTGAGTCCAAAAGAGGGTAATGGTGGTGATGGGGTGGGGAAGAGTGGGGTGTTTGAGGAAGTGATGAAGGGTTTGTATTATGGGGCAAAGGAAAGTGTTGGTTGTGCTGCTGAAATGGTGAAGAGGAATGTGATTGGGCTTGGGGATTTTAGGTTCTTTGATGGGTATTGTGGGTGGGAGAAGGAGCAATTGAGAGATGAGATAAGGGCTGGGTATTGGACTGTGGCTGCGTGTAGCCCCAGTGTGGTTGGGCTGGGGAGTGTGGGAAGTATTGGGCTTTGGGATGAGGTTCTTGGGCTTATGTCCAGAAGGAAGGTCATGTGA
- the LOC114422675 gene encoding uncharacterized protein LOC114422675 isoform X2, whose amino-acid sequence MSSPSPFGDDDKPTLSSDWRSFRAKLVAGEQLTRHVEEVNDLDTVVDHPPLITIGDKWAHVIHEPENGCLLIATEKLDGVHIFERTVILLLSTGPLGPSGIILNRPSLMSIKETRSTALDVEGTFSNSPLFFGGPLEEGIFLLSPKEGNGGDGVGKSGVFEEVMKGLYYGAKESVGCAAEMVKRNVIGLGDFRFFDGYCGWEKEQLRDEIRAGYWTVAACSPSVVGLGSVGSIGLWDEVLGLMSRRKVM is encoded by the coding sequence ATGTCATCACCATCACCGTTTGGTGATGATGACAAACCTACCCTAAGTAGTGATTGGCGATCTTTCCGTGCAAAATTGGTGGCAGGAGAACAATTAACAAGGCATGTTGAGGAGGTGAATGATCTAGACACTGTTGTGGATCATCCTCCACTGATCACCATTGGTGACAAATGGGCACACGTAATCCACGAGCCCGAAAATGGGTGCTTACTAATTGCCACCGAAAAGCTTGATGGGGTCCATATTTTCGAACGGACGGTCATCCTTCTCCTATCAACTGGGCCCTTAGGCCCATCAGGGATCATCTTGAATCGTCCATCGTTGATGTCCATCAAGGAGACTAGATCAACGGCTCTGGATGTGGAGGGCACGTTTTCCAATAGTCCCTTGTTCTTTGGGGGGCCCTTGGAGGAAGGGATTTTTTTGTTGAGTCCAAAAGAGGGTAATGGTGGTGATGGGGTGGGGAAGAGTGGGGTGTTTGAGGAAGTGATGAAGGGTTTGTATTATGGGGCAAAGGAAAGTGTTGGTTGTGCTGCTGAAATGGTGAAGAGGAATGTGATTGGGCTTGGGGATTTTAGGTTCTTTGATGGGTATTGTGGGTGGGAGAAGGAGCAATTGAGAGATGAGATAAGGGCTGGGTATTGGACTGTGGCTGCGTGTAGCCCCAGTGTGGTTGGGCTGGGGAGTGTGGGAAGTATTGGGCTTTGGGATGAGGTTCTTGGGCTTATGTCCAGAAGGAAGGTCATGTGA